From the Lemur catta isolate mLemCat1 chromosome 1, mLemCat1.pri, whole genome shotgun sequence genome, the window CTATCACCTGAGACAAAAAACATGTATCTTGTGTTACACATTAGCAAGGGAAGAAGATTATGCTATAAGAATGAATGTTCTCTCTGCTTTCCTGCCTATGCTAATTAAAAATTGTACCCTAACATACATGTTATGCGTTTCCTTTCACTCTGGCTTTTTTTTCAATAGTATGTAATGACAtctgaaaaaattatcttttgattatttgtttattgacCTGTCTCTACTCTAGCGAATTTCAATGAAAGCAGAGTTCTTTGTCACTTGTTTACTACTGTATCTTCAGTGCCTGGAATAACATTTGGCAGCAGTAGGTGCTTCATAAATCACTTATTGAATATTGAATCTgcaacttgggaatattttcataGCATACAATACTAATGACATGATAATCTCTATCAAATTAAATTCCATTTCTACCTTAGGCCAGATTTATTCTCCCATTAAAACGGCAAAAGAAGTAATGCTAGTTCAATATATGTCCTCAGACGTAAGAATTATCAATGCTCAGACTTCCCTTTTAATAAGTCCGTTTGCACATGCTACTGCTAGTCACTCAGTAACAAGTACTTTGGACCATGcctaaactattttccaaaactaCTGGTTGCTGTGTGAACACATAATTTATCTAGCCAGGAGTTGTGTGTGAACCCGGTTATAGGGAGGAGCACTTGATTTTTCAAAGAGCTTATCTTCGTATATAAAAGAGTAATAATAAACAATTGCAAGAATCTTAAGTGCTGGATTTAAGCTTCATTCATAACTGAAAGCAAAACCAAACTCTAAGCAGGCAGTTGCCAACGTATACAGAAAAAAGGTGTTCAAATTTGAAATTGAacatgttaatatataaaattaagaaagcacATCAAAGCTTGCATGAAAAGGTCACAAACCAAGACCTTGGTTCTTAGGCAAAAAATCAGTGTACAAGTAACTACCTTGGGCTGTAAAACGAAGAAGTAGCCGATGAGTTTGGCTTGACAGATGAGCTTGCACCTGTCCTTCGGTGAGACGCCAGCATACTTGGGCGTCCACTCCACCGCGGGCCCACTCCCAAAGGAAGGTTTGGAAAACTCATTGTGTGCCTCACATTGCTCCTCTCTAAAGGTTTTTCCTGGAAAGAGAATGATACGATGACATTATCACTTTCCGATCTTTAATCACCTGTTTGAGGGTACATCTTTCTTATCCCGCTTCTCAAAGTCGGAGTACGCTGCTACTCACCATTATTATCTGGACAGTCCTCGATGTTACATGACCTGTAGCGCACACGTTTGCCCTCACAGTACTTCCCTCCATTTTTGGGGACTGGGTTGTCACATTCTCTCATTGTATACTGAACTCCTCCACCACAGGTTCTTGAACAGTCTCCCCAGggcccccactgcccccagcttCCATGAACAGGCGTCTAAATGGAGACACAAATCATCAGCATTAGAATTCTCAAAAGAgaccttttaggaaaaaaagaaaaaaaatggaagaaagaatcaACTCTAAAAATAGGCTATCTTGAATTCCCGCTAGTGGACACAGATGGAGATGTTTAACTTGGTATGGCATCTTTTAGCATCACTTTGTTCTTTTGAATTCTGGATGCGTTTCAGGAGGAAAACTCACATCAAAATGCTTCTTGTCAGTCTTGTTCACACACTTGCCGTTGACACACCATTTCCCTTCTCCACAGCTGGTCCCGTCTGCCCAAGGGAAGTGTTTGGTTTGGCACACCAGCAACCCGCCAGAGGTACCGGTACACCACAAGGTGGTGCACGTGCTGGCTGCATCCGGGCAGTGTTTGGACTCCTCCCCAAATGTAAACTGGCACTGCCGGTTGGCATCATACAAGGTGCCGGGGAGATCAGCCGGGAGCTGTATGGGACTCTGGGGCTTGTCCAACAAACATTCCCCTGCAAAGAAAATGCCGGCCAAGATTAATAAATAGTCAATGAAAGCATGTAGGGGTAGAgcactgtttaaaaaatatttatcatatgaaATAATGCATAGCAAAGTGATTTGAAAACTGTAGAGCTTGGGGGAGATACCAGGGAGATTTAGATTGTTAGTAAGATCTTATCTCAAGAGGGTATTTCCATATTAACAATGACACAAAAGTATTGTTCTGCTGAAAACATGAATCAATGGACTTTGAGAGCACTATTAACCAGAACCACTATCTTTTATTGGGAATTAAGATCTGAACAGGTATGATTTTAACAGTGAAAAGTAACTTTGAaggagggaaaatgaaaacaacaaaaaagaaagagctcATTTAACTAGACCCAACACATGAAAGGTTGGATGCCATGCAGAAAGAGTAGCTTGAGCGTCTTACCATGACCATTATCCAGAAATGACGTAATCATGTAGGCACTGCAGGGAGACCAAGGCTGGCTACGATCCAAATTGGAAAGCATTGATGCCATCATGTGGGAGTCCTGGTTCACACTGTTAAGGCTGGCACACTGCTTGGCATCATCATGCGGCATGTTAAACACGTGGCCTAGGAAGCAATCCAAAACCCACATTAAAATATAGATCATCTGTAGTGTTTTTCCCCCAACAGAGATTCATTTGTCTCAAAGTGGTATTTCTAGAGAAAGACGTATATTTAGGAGACACTGTTTTGGAGATAATGTCTATTTTCACAGGgtgtaaacaaatgtaaatttcCAAATGTTCATAGTTCctaatatcttaatttttattctcataaaaTGACCATGTTTAAAATAGTGGAAAGTATTGTTTACAGTATCTAAGATGTCCTAGTACCTAAAATAGCAACATACCTGCAGATTCTTCctcttaaattattatattattttatcaatttgaaTTGTGAATTGAGCTTAACTCCTACTCTGAAACAGACTTACCTAGTTCATGGGCTGTGGTGAAGGCAGCTTGTAAACCATCATCTTCTATGACTGAGCAGCTTCTGCTTGGATCACACACAGTTCCAACATCAGCCATCCCAAGAGTATCACATGTCTGGGCCCCACACAAATCCTACAAAGAAGCAAAGGTGAATTCCAATTAATAAGGGAAGCATAAACCTTGGGATCTAACTTTTTGGTGGGGTGTATCTTTACATATGCTTTGGAGCATCTACATTCATTACTGTTGAACTAGGAAGGCTTCATGTGACTTTACTGAAGCTTCTTCCTAATGCCTTTAAAATAGAACTGGGAAACTTGAAGTATTCAATTATAGACTCCCAACTATAGATCCAATGCAGACTCCCAAGAGGACAATATCCTAATTGGTACCATCCTTCTCTCACCTGTCTGGTGAAAAGAATTGCCGTGTCATAGTGCTCTGCATCCCGGTCACTGGGTGGGTTATGCTGCTTTTGCCAGTTGCAGAAGTTCCGCAGAGTAAGAGCAGCATTGGAGGTCACTTCTGGCCCCTTCTGTTCTTCATAGATAACCAAAATCTTCACCACCACCAGGCTAACTGAATTCCGAATGCTGGGGTGTTTGTACAGCCTGGCTGCCACCGAGAACAAGGTGAGAAGGTAATGCTTTAGACCACTGCCGTGGAATTCTGCCATTGACTGGTCTGCCACAAGCATGGTTTCCACATAGCGGGGGCTGGACACAAATCGCTTCTTTCTTATGCTTCCAGTTCCtgtaaagaaacaagaaagagagTTTGCTCATGGGCAGGCTATCCAAGAATAGTCACCTTCCCAGAGTACATAAGGAAAGCCTAAACCAGTCAaagcaaataaaactaaaatataaccggaacaacaataacaaaaatatttgcaactcttTTTCCTGAAAgtgttatttttgaaagttttctcctttgctttaaataaaaagaCCATGTGCTCCTCTGAGTGGTCAggctctttgtgtgtgtgtgtgtgtgtgtgtgtgtgtgtggagttctTCTGTTCTCTTTGAAATTCTACAATCTGAACAAGGCAGTATGCACACCAGCCTACCCAGCTGTAGTAAAATCTTGGAGCAAGGGCCGCAGACAGAGGCCCTGAGTCACTCTTTCACAGGCCAGGACTCAAATCCTGAATGAGATCATCCAGCTCCACGTGGAAGGCCTCGGGCAGGGTCTGGGCTGCTGCCAAGGGGCGGGGCCTGAAGGAATCTCAGCCTGCACTGCTCCGCTCTCTCATTCCAGGGGTCCCTGGGGTGCTCTGCTCTTGCCAATTCCAGGCACAAGGACCACCCACTCTGCCCTGCAGCCTATTACCCCACTCCCACTGCCCCAGGGAAATAAGTTCCCGCTTTGAGCCAACGTCGATTATTTGGAAAAGAGCCCTCAGACACCCGACTGAGACCCAACCCCCAGGGAAGTCCTGAACTGGCCTGTGACCATGTAACCGCTCGCTCCTGGGAGCAGAGGAgcaggggaaaggaggagaatTCTTGAAAACAAGACACTTGAGAAAGCGAAAGAAGAAATAAGGCACCAAAGTGATAAAACGAAAAGAACTGGAGAGTAAGCACTGCATACAAGagagccagcaggcaggacctgcGGTGACTAACGTTCTACGGGCCTCCAGAGCAGAACTACGGCCGCGAGAGGGAGTGCAAGCTGGGAGGCGGAGTAGGAGGTGCGGGGAGGCGGGGAAAGCTGGGTAAAGACCTCCCAAGCAGGTTTTGCTGAGGGGCCCAGCCGCCACCAGCCTGTCCCGGTCAGCCTTTTAGGGGGGAAGGCGACAGAAGCCTGCAGAACAGAGATCGTAACACATTCCGAGGTCACCGTTGcgccccagccagcccctccgCCGCCCCCCTGCAGCGAGCGCAGGGTGCACGCACGGGCAGCGGCTACAAAACTCTGCGCAAAGTTGCACACAAAATGGTTAAAACGAAATAAAGGGGATGGAACGTCGTCGCACACGCTCACACTCAACGAAAGGTGGAAGGAGTCGGGTTACAAACTCTCCCTTCCTGGTCGAAACGCTTCGCTTTAGTTTGTAGAAAATCGTTGATTTGTCAAGCCTTTCTTAGTTATTCATTATTCGGGCAAATGGAATTAAGGTTTCTAGCCGAATTCACCCACCCAAACCTCCCTCCGTCCCCTCCGCAGACATGTGCTCCTGCCCGTAAGCAGGAGTCTCCCCTCCAGCCGCGTCGCATAGAGAAAGCGAGGAGAGAAGGATGAATGGAGAGACATTGAGGGCAACTCTTCTACCTGTCGTCTGTCCTGCGCCTGGCGGGGCCCGGTCCCGCGGCAGCCACTGCGCCCCAGCATCCTCGCCCTCCGGCCCCGCACCCCTGGCCGGCAGGGTCTCGTCGTCCGTGACCCCGCACTTGGCGCCGCGGCCGCCCCGCCGCCTCCGCCGGAGGAGATGGAACTGCGGCCCCGCCAGCGGCTCCTCCCCCGCGGCGGCGGGGGCGAGGCGCTcggtggcggcggcgggcgcgggctgGATGAAGTACTCCTCGCCCTGCAGGTAGAAGGCGCCGCGCACGCCCTCGCAGAGACTGAGGGCGGCGGCGGAGCTGGGGTCGCCATTCACGGTGCCGGAGTAGAAGCAGTGTGCCAAGTCGCCGGGTGGGTCCGAGCGCGGCGCCTCGGGCTCGGGGCTGCGCCCCACGGTCTGGAGCGTGAAGCCGGGCGCCAGGAAGCCGCGGTCGGGCTGCAGCTCCAGGTGCAGCCACCGGCCAAAGGCATCCAGGCGGAGGAGCGTGGTCCCACGTCCCGGGGCGCGCTCCAGCGCCGGCAGCACCAGCTCCTCGTCCTCCTCGGCGGGGCGCCCGCGTGCGCCGGGCACGGCTAGCAGAGCCGCGGCCGCAGCGAGCAGCAGCAGCGTGGGCGCGGGCCTAAAGCTCCGAGACCGCGGCGCCCACTCCGCGTTCCCCATGTCGCCGCCCAGCTTGCGCCTTCGGGACCCTGCGAGGACCGCTCGCTTCATCAGAGCCTCGGGAGACACCGCGCGCTGCAGCGCACCAAGCGAGGGGGCTTTTGTTCGGGTCGGGAGAGCAGAGCCTCGCTGGCCTCAGTCTGGATTGTTAAAGTTAACAGTTACTATTAGTCTTTGAAAGTGCGCGCAGAGCCGGCTACAGCCGAAGCTCCCGGAGTCACTTAGGAGGAGGCGCTGCGGTTCTGCCGACGCGCGGGAAGTTTTTCTTCCAGCGCGGAGTTGGAGGCACCGCGCGTTGGGAGCCGGCGGAGAGGCTGCTGCGGGGACAAGAAGCGCTCTGGGCCGCCTCCAGAGCTCAGGCTACGCGAGGGTTGGTCCCTGGCGCCCCTCTTCGGCCTCCGCCTGGGCTGCGGCGCTGCTCGCTCTGCGCAGGGCTCTGCCCTCTCCGCCGGGCTGCGCACCCTGGCTTCGCGTTGGCCCCTGGCTCGGAGCCGCTTTCCAGCGAGTGCAAGAATCGGGCAACGCGAGCCGCCCTTTTATAGTTCCCGAATAAGCACCCCCCCCTCCCTCTTGGCCGCCTTTCCATCCCAAAGACGCCGCCCCCTGAGCTCAGTCGGTGCTAAACCGCGCTCTGCACCGCGGGCTCTGGCGGGGGAGGGGACGGCCTCCTAGCTGGCTCCACGCCATCGCTCGTCAATCTGGGGGCGGAAGACGCAGAAGGGGCGCTGTGACCAGCACTTTGTACCGCCTGGGCCGCCCTGGGGAGAAGGTTCTCTCTTTCGCTGCGCTTCTCCCCGCGCCGGCTTCCTGGACCACCCTCCCTTCCAGCTGCCCCTCTGGTGCGGTCACGCAGTTCCCGCGCTGGGCTGTAGTTCCCAGGAGGAGTGTTGGGGTGGAGAGCTGAATCCATTCTCCAACATTTCCCTGCCCCgagttcccttcccttctccctcggCCCCCTCTTCCCCAATCTGGGAGATGAGCCAGGGCTACCCTTTCTAGAAAAataccccaccccacctctccaTCTCCCCGATCTGCCACGAGCTTGTTAGCTCCAGCCTGGTCTCTTTGCCCTAACTTTTCCCGGGGAAAACTTGGTTGGCCCTGCGCTTCCCATAGAAAGCATGCCTGGGGGAGGGAGCCAGGTGACACTTCTTAGGCTCTAGACTGTAAAATGAGTTTGCACTGGCCCTCATcccccccacccaaccccacaCCCTCCGCCACATAAAACCCCTGCCCCAGAGAATGCGTTGTGGGGACTCGGTTTCACATTTCCGGAAAGGGTGATCTGGCACGGGGCTCAGTTCCCTTAGGAGGGAACTGTGCTTTCTCTTCTTCATTAGAGAAATCATCAGCTCCCGCCAGTCTACAGACTTCCACCCAACAGCAGCTGCAGGCTGTAGGCCAGAATGGCACAGACGTCCAAAAAACCTCACTTTCCTACCCGGGGGCCAGCGGCGATCGCTGGGGCTAGAAAGTGTGCAGTGGGGGAAATCGCCTTCCTTCCCCgacccctccctcctcttcctacCAGGAAGGGAAAAGGCTGCGTCCGTGTTACGAAAGCGAGGAAAGCTGAGCCTTTCCACCTCCAGGGCCCTAAGGAAAGGCTGAGCAGCTCTTCCCTCGAAAAAGAGGGAGGGGCTCAGTGACCCAGGGGAAGGAAGTGTTTCACAATGCCTTCACGGGCGGAAAGCCACAGGGACAATAGTGAGAACGACCGCCCAAGTCTCGGGCAGACCCGTGTCCCTCTGACTCGCGCACTGCCCCTTCCGCGCCCTACCCGGCCTCCTGTCCCGCCGCCCCACCCCCAGGCGTCCCTCGCTTGGCTCCGAGTTGGTCTCGGCCCTTGCCTTGCTCCTCCCCAGATCTTCCTTCCCAACTTCGGTCGGCCCCAGACAGAAGCGTCCCCTCTAGTCCTCCAACACGTCCCTCTTCCAAACTTTTCTTTCGAGATACTTAtcaacttcttccttttctctcagcGTTCTAGATTGcctacttgaaaaacaaaaacaaaaactttgctTTCCACTCTTTAGGGAAAGATCAGATGAGCAAGAATGGCAGATAGAAGCAAACCGCTTCCCTACTGAAAAGGCTTAATCACAACTCCTGGTTCCCATACCTTAGGCATGGGTGCTTTCGCAAATGTCATTTTGGTTTCCTGAGATCACCCTCATAGTCCAATGTGGAATGATCAACCCAGGGCTTAGATACATTTTAACCACAGCTTAACGTATCTGCATTACCAGTTTTTCCCTATTATTGGCTCTTCCACTTTCCCACCGTCTAACACTTCGCTACTGTGTTCTTGCCTATCTGCTTTCACTCAGTCTCTCCTTGGCagccctctctccccatcccagtTCTTGAAACTTAACATTGACGTCCACACTCGCCAAGTGGTCCCTTTGTTTCTACATTGCTCAGCTTAACTGCTCTTCGTCTTTAAACCATGAGGGTGACTCTCTCTGCTTCCCAAGTGTCCCTTCTCAAACATCCCAACATCCCTAATCCCCAGTTCGGTttccagacatttttttttacattgtccTTTTCTGTTACAGTAGTTCTttaacattctcttttttatgattccattccGTGTCATTTCACTTGTTCTTTCTTTCTAGCTAGAAGAAAGGTTAGATATTTGGGAGAACGTATGAGGGAAGTCATTTCAGACTCACAAGATGTTGACCATGGAATCATGAAAACATGATGGCAAACCCACCAATAAATTTTCAAACCTCTTGCTTAGAAGAGGGCACAGAAGCCAATATATGTGACCAGCAGTTGCGGTTTTGAAATGGAGATTTTGGATAGTTGAGGTGGCCTACGGGCTACCAGATAAGTGAACTTAAATGTGATTCCCTTGATTTGGGGCAGGAAGGGAAACTCAAGATAGGCAAAaaatgtataactttttttttaagttatgtaaTGTGTTTCAATTTATTAACTTCACTACATAActttagcttttaaaatacattaaggCAAGTTTGACCGTTAATCTATTTCTACCTACAGTGTGTTTTTATTGAAAGTTTAATTCAAGGTATACATTTCTAATCTTGAATGGGTTACTTCAAatccattataatttttttttcatatttcatgttGTATATACAAatagagctggaaaaaaaaatgagttaaaggCAAAAGGATGGCCGGGAACATGACTTTTTTATTCTCTGGGTTTCTCTCCAGATTTCTGTTCTTTTGCATAATGACTCCAATctgttgtgcacctgtagttctgggaaatgattcttttttaatcGCTTCAACAGAGACATGAATGCAGGAGTTGCCAATTACTAAGCTGAAAAACTCCATCCATGCTCAGAAGAACATTTAATccacttactttttctttttttttttaaagaccagtaCTCTTCAGGCATTTGTGGtattatgcaaatatatacatatagacataTTTATAACCAAAATGTgaattgaaaaaaacatttacatgAAGAAACAACACCACAGGAGTAAAATTTTGTACATGGCCCTAGTAAAAGTGACGTGTAATGTGGGTTTTTGTAGAGATTTCATACTCCTGTCCTTGTAAAATTTTTGTTCCTTGATTTGAATTTACACCCAAATGATCACATGCTATCCTAATCCCTACTCCACCCcatatttctgattttctttttatagagtACATATAAGCTTATGTAAAGGTTAATCttaatatgcttttatttataaacattaacTAGTTTTTGGTAATACCTAACAAAagttaaaacatttcatttaacaCTTCTGGCATAATTAATAGTTTGAGATTGTAAAAGCATTCTGGTCCTCTATGAACAGAGACTTCCTAAAGAGGGaaaaagttttcttcattttaaagtgaaataaataaacattaaggtgttaatttctatttataccttatgtatttgtgtttgtttcacTGATTCATATGTTATAGACACAATATTCTATTCATATTTCTCACAAAGTCTATACCAAAGTAACTATTCAACAATTAGCTTTGAAATGAGGGAATCTGGTAATATGCATGAGCAATTAGAATTGTTTTAGTGTAAACATTGTGTAGAGAAACTACTAATGTGCATATTTTATAAGCATGgaatgctttttattaatatttttttataccaTAGGATTTACCAATTAGAAATGGGAAAGCTGTTTGGCATTAGTGTTGCTTTGGGGAACATATGGTAACTAATACTGGACAAATATTACCTGACTATAAATGAGAAAGTAGATAGAAAACATCTATTTTAAGCAGGTTATATACCCAGGAATATTACATGAAATattgaagacagaaaaattattGTAAATTGCATTTAGACTTAAAATTGCTGTGCCCCCCCCCAAATCATGCATTTGCAGAAGTGAGAGGAGTGTGGTCTGTTTAATCCACCTCCCTTTGTTTAAGAGATGCAGAATTGAGCCTCAGTCAacaaggttaagtaacttgcacaagATGTCATAGCCAGAGTAAAATTGGGGGCTTAAAAATGATtctgtcataatttttaattaaatgtctcTTGGAATTTTAACCTGTTTTTTTGGTAAGTAATTATGTTTTCAGACTCGTGATTGATGTTGTTTCCAATTATTaagtttcattttaattataaatagaaatttttgacAATGAAAAATTTCCACCTTAAAAGATTCATAGCCTTTGGGAACTTTCTTGAACCACAAGGTGGCGATGGTCTACAACAAATGATGTGCTTGTAACCATTTTTCTTAATAGTTCAAGCTGGGAATTTGCAAAGGTTTTACATCTTTTcagtcatatttaagaaatttttatcaaattttctcTTACCTCTTGGtatcatggaaaatattttttaaatattgcactcttaaatgtatttacattcttaaacaaataataaaatattttatttaatcaactaCTTTGTAATCATGTAGCTCTATTAGCTTAAACCAAAAATCAATCACAcgttaaaaaaagaatatctctGATGAGATAATACTGTGGACCACTTTCATTTGTTACATTTGAGAGGTTCATGCAATTCAAATGAAAAGAGCATCAACATTGCAATCCActaaagcagataaaaacatttattcaataggTATTTATTAAGCATATACAGTGTGTTTAGTAGACATTAATACTTGACTATCAATACTAAAGTTAGCTGGTTTGGTGTAGAGATTTTCCTTAGCACCAACAAAGATTAACgtgaaagaaagaagtgaaaaaacaTTTTACCACCAGGTGGtgacaaaagacaaaatttaaaatagctcTTAAAGAGTAAGTACTTCATGCAATGCTTGACTATCCCAAATGCAAGTGACTTCCAAATGTCACgagaatttaaaatcatattctgggaattttttattacttaaagCGAATTAATATTAACATAGTAGTTGTAGTTTAATAAATGCTGGAATTGGAAGAGGACAATTTCAGTCAGCAGGAGTCAAGTGAGACCACAGAATAAGAAATTTTAAGCTATTTTACTCCTGCCTTTTCCCCTACTCAGCTTAAAATTTATTGGTGGAGATAAGAAATGGGTACCCTTCCCCCATACAGCTATTTAAGCAGAGGCTGGAAATCATTTCTCCAGATATTTTGTAAGTGATTTTTGCTAATGATAAAGAGTAAGATTTGATTATTTCTAACCCTCTGTCCCGTAAGAAGGATTTATGACTTTACAAGCCACCTTTGTGTCTTATTGATAACCAAT encodes:
- the ADAMTS1 gene encoding A disintegrin and metalloproteinase with thrombospondin motifs 1; translation: MKRAVLAGSRRRKLGGDMGNAEWAPRSRSFRPAPTLLLLAAAAALLAVPGARGRPAEEDEELVLPALERAPGRGTTLLRLDAFGRWLHLELQPDRGFLAPGFTLQTVGRSPEPEAPRSDPPGDLAHCFYSGTVNGDPSSAAALSLCEGVRGAFYLQGEEYFIQPAPAAATERLAPAAAGEEPLAGPQFHLLRRRRRGGRGAKCGVTDDETLPARGAGPEGEDAGAQWLPRDRAPPGAGQTTGTGSIRKKRFVSSPRYVETMLVADQSMAEFHGSGLKHYLLTLFSVAARLYKHPSIRNSVSLVVVKILVIYEEQKGPEVTSNAALTLRNFCNWQKQHNPPSDRDAEHYDTAILFTRQDLCGAQTCDTLGMADVGTVCDPSRSCSVIEDDGLQAAFTTAHELGHVFNMPHDDAKQCASLNSVNQDSHMMASMLSNLDRSQPWSPCSAYMITSFLDNGHGECLLDKPQSPIQLPADLPGTLYDANRQCQFTFGEESKHCPDAASTCTTLWCTGTSGGLLVCQTKHFPWADGTSCGEGKWCVNGKCVNKTDKKHFDTPVHGSWGQWGPWGDCSRTCGGGVQYTMRECDNPVPKNGGKYCEGKRVRYRSCNIEDCPDNNGKTFREEQCEAHNEFSKPSFGSGPAVEWTPKYAGVSPKDRCKLICQAKLIGYFFVLQPKVIDGTPCSPDSTSVCVQGQCVKAGCDRIIDSKKKFDKCGICGGNGSTCKKISGSVTSAKPGYHDIVTIPTGATNIEVKQRNQRGSRNNGSFLAIKAADGTYILNGDFTLSTLEQDITYKGVVLRYSGSSAALERIRSFSPLKEPLTIQVLTVGNALRPKIKYTYFVKKKKESFNAIPTFSEWVIEEWGECSKSCGLGWQRRLVECRDINGQPASECAKEVKPASTRPCADLPCPHWQLGDWSPCSKTCGKGYKKRTLKCLSHDGGVLSPESCDPLKKPKHYIDFCMMAECS